In the genome of Vicia villosa cultivar HV-30 ecotype Madison, WI linkage group LG7, Vvil1.0, whole genome shotgun sequence, one region contains:
- the LOC131618396 gene encoding probable carboxylesterase 9 yields the protein MSSFDPYAHVGLSFNPDGSLYRGFHKLQTNVNPEPMPGISTVSKDITIDDENNLWIRIFRPTKLPSNDNEVARIPIIIYFHSGGWIIFRPSDADIHKKCSNISSDIPSIVVSVAYRHAPESRLPAQYQDAQKAMLWVKNQVTVDNGEQWLRDYGDPSRCYLYGCGAGGNIVFNTAMHIHEIDVEPLMICGIVMNQPMFSGEKRTPSELRFATDQTLPLPVLDMMWDLALPKETDRDHRYCNPMVKGPHLENVKKMGKCLVIGYGGDIMLDRQQEFVTMLVRCGVQVEARFDPVGFHNIDMVDPARASAVMSIVKEFIL from the exons ATGTCAAGTTTTGATCCTTACGCACACGTCGGCTTGAGTTTCAACCCGGACGGAAGCCTCTACCGTGGTTTCCACAAACTCCAAACCAACGTGAACCCCGAGCCTATGCCCGGGATTTCAACAGTGTCCAAAGACATAACCATTGACGATGAAAATAATTTATGGATTCGTATATTCAGACCAACAAAGCTTCCATCGAACGATAACGAGGTGGCGCGTATACcgataataatatattttcataGTGGTGGTTGGATAATTTTTCGCCCTTCCGATGCAGACATCCATAAAAAATGTTCCAACATATCTTCTGACATCCCTAGTATTGTTGTCTCTGTCGCGTATCGTCACGCGCCAGAGAGTAGGCTTCCCGCACAATATCAAGATGCCCAGAAAGCTATGTTGTGGGTGAAAAATCAAGTTACGGTTGATAACGGCGAGCAGTGGTTGCGAGACTATGGCGATCCTTCGAGATGCTATCTTTACGGATGTGGTGCTGGTGGGAACATTGTGTTTAATACAGCCATGCATATTCATGAGATTGACGTGGAGCCTCTCATGATTTGTGGCATTGTTATGAACCAACCTATGTTTTCTGGAGAGAAAAGGACACCCTCAGAATTAAG GTTTGCCACGGATCAGACACTGCCCTTACCAGTGTTAGACATGATGTGGGATTTGGCTTTGCCTAAAGAGACAGATCGTGACCATAGGTATTGCAATCCTATGGTGAAAGGGCCACATttggaaaatgtgaagaaaatggGAAAGTGTCTTGTTATTGGTTATGGTGGAGACATCATGCTTGATCGGCAACAAGAGTTTGTGACTATGTTAGTCAGATGTGGGGTACAGGTTGAAGCTCGGTTTGATCCTGTTGGGTTCCACAATATTGATATGGTGGATCCTGCTAGGGCTAGTGCGGTTATGAGTATTGTTAAGGAGTTTATACTTTGA